One genomic window of Bacillus mycoides includes the following:
- a CDS encoding ABC transporter substrate-binding protein, translating to MKKSITLFTAILSIFFLLIGCSAKENEKASATKTDKGTEKIEITDLSDRKITFNKVPESFATLSMGDMNIIHALGGKIVGRPDAKIPLPEDLQKTQVIGNAHQPNFEQIASLKPDVLVANNGFQKNIPTVEGQGTKVIISSANSVKDIQKSIEMYGTVMKKEDKAKELNQKINDQMKKYEKKSDVKALLVYGAPGTYLAALPTSLSGDILEKTGGKNIAAGFPEMKEYPQYAQLSVERIIEANPDVIYLITHGDPNSVKKAFEGEMMKNEAWKNLDAVKRNRVVILPSDLFGSNPGTKVTEAMEFMYKSIQDVRK from the coding sequence ATGAAAAAATCCATTACGCTGTTCACAGCGATCTTATCTATTTTTTTCTTATTAATAGGTTGCAGTGCAAAAGAAAACGAAAAAGCATCCGCAACAAAAACAGACAAAGGAACAGAAAAAATCGAAATTACCGATCTCTCAGACAGAAAGATAACATTCAATAAAGTTCCTGAAAGTTTTGCGACGTTAAGTATGGGGGATATGAATATTATCCATGCTTTAGGAGGGAAAATCGTTGGGCGTCCAGATGCAAAAATTCCCCTTCCAGAAGATTTGCAAAAAACACAAGTAATTGGAAATGCACATCAGCCAAACTTTGAACAAATTGCTAGTTTAAAGCCAGACGTACTTGTTGCTAATAATGGATTCCAAAAAAATATTCCAACGGTTGAAGGGCAAGGAACAAAAGTAATCATTTCTTCAGCCAACTCTGTAAAAGATATTCAAAAGAGTATTGAAATGTATGGAACAGTAATGAAGAAAGAAGATAAAGCAAAAGAGCTTAACCAAAAAATTAATGATCAAATGAAGAAATATGAGAAAAAGAGTGACGTTAAAGCATTGCTAGTGTATGGGGCACCAGGCACTTATTTAGCAGCATTACCAACATCTCTATCAGGGGATATTTTAGAAAAAACGGGCGGGAAAAATATCGCAGCTGGTTTTCCAGAAATGAAAGAATATCCGCAATATGCACAGCTAAGTGTAGAACGTATTATTGAAGCAAATCCAGATGTGATTTATTTAATTACACATGGAGATCCCAATAGTGTGAAAAAAGCATTTGAAGGCGAAATGATGAAAAATGAAGCATGGAAAAATTTGGATGCAGTAAAACGAAATCGTGTAGTTATTTTGCCATCAGATTTATTTGGATCAAACCCTGGGACAAAAGTTACAGAAGCGATGGAATTCATGTATAAAAGTATACAAGATGTAAGGAAATGA